A stretch of the Psychroserpens sp. Hel_I_66 genome encodes the following:
- a CDS encoding flotillin family protein, whose protein sequence is MNYLVTLQSFDLGFPIAAVAAILFVFVFLIILIKRYKRCPSDRILVVYGKVGGGQSAKCIHGGAAFIVPVFQDYEFLDLTPISIEVNLVNALSKQNIRVNVPSRFTIGVSTEPGVMQNAAERLLGLGQQDVQELAKEIIFGQLRLVVASMDIEEINNDRDKFLTNISQSVETELKKVGLKLINVNITDIVDESGYIEALGKEAAAHAINAARKSVAEKTRDGSIGEANAVQDERSQVAAANAQAVEGENTAKIAVANSDSLRRQREAEAERVAIASEKVQSAKALEESYAAEQQAEVARAERERSSQMADIIVPAEIDKRKVEIDAEADAERIRRKARGEADAILFKAQAEAQGQFEILTKQAAGMEQIVKAAGNSSRDAVLLLIADKLPELVRLQADAIKNIKIDKVTVWENGGSGEDGKSSTANFLSGMYKSVPPLQEMFNMAGMDLPEYLKGKDKKDHEDAEILPKKKEDDKS, encoded by the coding sequence ATGAACTACCTAGTGACACTACAAAGCTTTGATTTAGGCTTTCCTATTGCAGCAGTGGCTGCAATATTATTTGTCTTTGTCTTTTTAATCATTTTAATCAAACGCTATAAACGTTGTCCATCTGACCGTATTTTAGTGGTCTACGGAAAAGTAGGTGGCGGACAATCGGCAAAATGCATCCACGGTGGAGCAGCCTTTATCGTGCCTGTATTTCAGGATTATGAATTTTTAGACTTAACACCAATCTCAATTGAGGTTAATCTGGTAAATGCCTTATCAAAACAAAACATTCGTGTTAATGTACCGTCTCGATTCACTATTGGTGTTTCTACTGAACCTGGAGTCATGCAAAATGCTGCAGAACGTCTTTTAGGTTTAGGACAACAAGATGTGCAGGAATTGGCAAAAGAAATTATTTTTGGTCAATTGCGTTTGGTTGTTGCTTCTATGGATATTGAAGAAATCAACAACGATCGAGATAAATTCTTGACCAATATTTCTCAAAGTGTTGAAACCGAATTAAAGAAAGTTGGTTTAAAACTTATCAACGTAAACATTACAGATATCGTTGATGAGTCTGGATATATTGAGGCGCTTGGTAAAGAAGCTGCAGCACATGCTATCAACGCAGCACGTAAATCGGTTGCTGAGAAAACCAGAGATGGATCAATTGGTGAAGCAAATGCTGTACAGGACGAAAGATCTCAAGTTGCTGCTGCAAATGCGCAAGCTGTTGAAGGAGAAAATACCGCGAAGATTGCAGTTGCAAATTCAGATTCGTTACGTCGTCAACGTGAAGCAGAAGCTGAGCGTGTCGCAATCGCTTCAGAAAAAGTACAGAGCGCAAAAGCATTAGAAGAATCTTATGCTGCTGAGCAACAAGCAGAAGTTGCCAGAGCAGAGCGTGAGCGTTCATCTCAAATGGCAGATATTATTGTCCCTGCGGAAATTGATAAACGTAAAGTAGAAATTGATGCTGAGGCTGATGCTGAGCGCATTAGACGTAAAGCAAGAGGGGAAGCAGATGCGATCTTATTTAAAGCACAAGCAGAAGCTCAAGGTCAATTTGAAATCTTAACCAAGCAAGCTGCTGGTATGGAGCAAATTGTAAAAGCAGCTGGAAACTCCAGTCGTGATGCAGTGTTATTATTAATTGCAGATAAATTACCAGAATTAGTAAGACTTCAAGCAGACGCTATTAAAAATATTAAAATTGATAAAGTTACCGTTTGGGAAAACGGTGGAAGTGGCGAAGATGGAAAATCATCTACCGCGAATTTCTTATCAGGTATGTACAAATCGGTGCCACCTCTTCAAGAAATGTTTAATATGGCTGGTATGGATTTACCTGAGTATCTTAAAGGTAAAGATAAAAAGGATCATGAGGATGCTGAGATTCTTCCGAAGAAAAAAGAAGATGATAAAAGTTAA